The following DNA comes from Xiphophorus hellerii strain 12219 chromosome 5, Xiphophorus_hellerii-4.1, whole genome shotgun sequence.
gagaacatattttacagaaaaaggctgaaaaaacaactgaaagaaagaaagaatggaaGGAAGAAAGACCCTCTGAGTTTATAAAATTGACCCACTTCTTTAATTTCCTTATTCTTTCTCTTGAGTTTAGCTTTAACCTATAAGTAGTAATCTTTAGATAATTTCCCAAAGCTCGGAAACCTTTTAATAAATCTTTGTTGTGCCACAGAGTACAGACTTATATTTCAGGAATGTGTaactttatgtaaaatattaatttcaagttattatgaagaaataaaaaaacacttttctgttgGCGTATCTTTGGAAAAGCTCGCTTATTTGATAAGTAAATATGTCACATCTtagagaaaatagaaataaagaaaacatagaaacaaaatatttctaaatgtattttaaagttttaagtcCTCTCTGGAAAGTTTTCTTATGGAAAGCGTAGCCCAGTTATTTACGCAGACCTGTCCGTATATTCCTGGTGCGGACGTGCAGCTTCTGAGAAGACCTGTGCATGGAAGGTGATTATATCCTCGCTGCTGTTTATCTGTGGAAACGGGTTGAAGGCAGCCTGCTGCCTACTCACAGATAAAGGCCGCTGCTGATCTGTGATGACGAGCCGGCCACTGATAAAGACTCTCTTTGCATCTGAATGATGATTACAGCAGACATTCATACTTAAAGTCCAATGGCCTTAAACATGAAGTTTGTTTGATTCATAAAGTTCTCCAGCAAGCATTCTGGGATATATATAACATCTGCCTGCGATGAGGCAAGAACTTGAATTGTTTGAAGGGTAGTAAAAACGCCTGTATCGTTTCAGAAATATGACACTATGAAGAAGTTGTCACACTATACAAACTTAGTAACTTTCTCACCTGTCTTCTGTTTCATGACATTCTGATGGTGTAGACTAAAATCTGGCTCatttgtaaaacacaatttGATGTGTGTAgcagaaaatttgatttaatgggtATTCTCCTTCATAACCATTAGTAGAAAACCTTGTGTTTCTTTGGAGGCCAAAGGGTAAAAAATGCTTGTATTTGAATAACTCAATAAAGACAATCTATGGGATTTAGATTCAAAGATACGACATTCAAAAGCAGAACTCTGAAACTcgtctgaaataaattaaaatgatgacttttaatctcataattatgactttgcatctcataagtttttattttagattactGACTTTATTCgtcatgtttaaaaaatttaaaagacatAATTACCACTTTAAAAGCTAAAGGTAATAAAGATAACTTTGCATTTTATAATTACAGTTTTGGAACTTGCTATTTTGAATGTGATAATTATAACTTACGTATTCGTAACGTGCTGGtataattttttactttaaagctGATAATTACGATATTGAAACTGATAGTTTtgactaaaaatgtaaattaatacTTTTAAACACATTACTTTGAATCTCAATTATGATTTAAGACTCGGAAATTCATACgtttttaacttaaataaatgaaggtgttaagaacttttttcttttacatattttttactaTTAAGCAAAAATTGGCTTTCATGAACAAACCTGCTGAAATAATACGTAAATAATTCAGAAACGACCATTAACATCGGACTTCCCTAGTGTTTTGCTGTTGCTATAGAAACACGCTTTCGCCGACTTCTTGAGCAGACTTTTGGATTTGGGTGCTTTTAAAACTCAAAGCAggtaaaattgtgttgtttttgttactgGTGTCACTACTTTAGAATGTTTTTCCCTTTATTGTCTAAAAACCAATCGTCAGTTTATTATGATTTCTCTTCGTTTGCCTTTTAATGCGGCGACGTGCTGTTGTTAGCCAACAACAGCacgtatatatatacatatatatatatatatatatatatatatatatatatatatatatatatatatatagtatatatatatatactatatatatatatatatatatatatatatatatatatatatatatatatatatatatatatatatatatatatatatagtaaagacgttaaaataatttatttttttaaaataactagcTTGTTTTAACAAgggttaaatatatatatatatatatatatatatatatatatatatatatatcagcaCCTTTATAAAGATAAAGACCTTTTGAGCCTGAGTAAGTGGTTTTCTATTCATtcttgtgtgtgggtgtgtgtgtgtgtgtgtgtgggtgtgtgtgtttacagatGGAGAACATCTTCATAggtgcaggaggaggaggactgtGGAATAACCCCAGACAACCACGGTACAACAAGGAGGCCGAGGAATTGAGGAATTGTGAGTGgatacatttctttatattttactgtGTCCACTCATGAAATGAGCTATATTAATAAACAgttgttttaaatctaatttttgaTATCAGCTGCACAGCTAAAGATGGATGAAAACATAGCTAGGCAAGCTTATTAAACCTTTGACAATAgattaaaaaacatcatttgGCTTTATATGCGTGTTATAAAGCTGAGATAGTGTTATTGTGCAGCAAGGTCAGTGGTTCAGCACTTCTTGTCTCACTTGTGCTTTTCATGATGTTCTTCTGATTTGTTCAGTGAGAAAAGAAGAGGCGGACCTTATATACATCAAGAGAGAAGAGAGCATCAGACCAGCAAAGTGTAAGTCTGTTTATATCAGAAGCAGTAATGCTTTACCACAGGAAAGTATTTTTCATATCTTGTTagttacaaacaaacaaaaaaagcttgtAATACAATGGTTTTTGTGACAGACTAACAAGTGGTTCATAGTTGTGAAGCTGAGCAGGAAACtgacatttcattttttgttgccTTTAGTAATCTAAAGTATGGTATGTATTATGTTACTATTAAAATAAGATTACAGTGCATCCAGTTACCTTCAGAAAACCATCCAtgtaaatgaaaaactttttcaaaaatccAAATCTATATATCTACAAATgcacaacaaacataaaaactgctcacaattcagcagttttcttttcagttcttAATTATAATCTCTTTTGTGGTTGAAATGATGTGgctttaacatgacaaaatgtgaaaagcacaTACGGTATAGACGGAGTCTTTAGCAAGGAATAGTATAATGAGTTtataaattagtatttttataCACAGTGAGGATAGTTAATGTATTGATGTTAAATGTTTAGACGTTTTAATTCTAGGCGGAATATGGCTGAAAATACACAGTATGTGTTCAGTCAGCAGTTTTAGAAATACGTACCACTTCGCACcggtgaataaataaaaagttttcccCTTGCGTTGGTGCAGCTTTGTCGACTTCTGCTTCAGAAAAATCTACCGCAAGTAAATCTACCTATCAGTGCGAGCCTAGACGGACTCTGAAACGCAATGCTGAAGCTTGTCGAGCTGGGAAGAGCTACGAGAGGGAAATGTTTCACCCTGGTCCCTATCGTATGTACCTGAAATTATATTTGACTGAACTTCGGTAGTTATGAAATTCTCCTGTGAATGCAGGAGAATGTTCAGAACATCCAGACCCGATACTGGTCACTCTGATCCTTTCTCTGCTTGCACTCTCAGGAGATATGGAGGATGAGAAGAGGAGGCTTCAGAATTTCATGGCAACAGGAAGATGTGAAGACCCTggaatgtcaataaaaaaagcTGAACGTCGCAAACCGGAGGAATCACAGAAGCCCGACCCCTATGAGGAAGGTAATGCTAAGAACACAGATCCAGATGGAGCAGCAACGTTACAAAAACAATCCATCAAGGAGGAGTCTTGATTGTTGGAAATTAGTCTTCATAATTCTCTCCGAATCTCTctagctttcttttttctcctgtgtTCCTCACATGAAGCATTTTTCTTCTCCgtagttttaaatgaaatagaaGAAAGGAAACAGTTTCTAGAAGATATGGAAGCTTTGGGCCAGAACCAGCACTCCTTCGTTGTCAATTCTCAGATATCACAGGTGAGCAAGTGGTTCatgttgtcaaaaataaatgtttacatccATGCTAGCTACCACATTGTCTACAAATGTATGTACATATATTTAAGTGTTTATTGTTGTTCATTTGGATGATCATGTCttactgataaaaaataaacgAAATTCAGTGTGTCAGGAAATTTGAATATTGCATAAGACCAATAGAGTAAGAATTGTATGACCAACATACTCATGGTGAAGACTGCTAATTTCACTGTTTGACCAGGAGACAGACATTGATAACCCTTAAATTGTAATAGTCAAATATTATGACTGATTACAAGTGAAAGGATAAAATGTGATAAAGAAAAGTGCATTCAAGTGTTTGGGGGAGTTCCATGAGGTGTAGATTGCTCCAAGAGCCACCATTCACAGATGTATTCAAGATATGGGCTACCACCGTTGCATTCTGCGTGTGAAGCCAGTACCGAAACAGAGAGGTCAGACATGTCCTACCCAGGGGAAGGAGAAAAAGGGCTGGACTGCTCCTCAGCCTTCTTTCCAGATAAGAGTcaattttgcatttcatttcaaCAAAATTCAGGTTCTTGAGTTCCAGCTAGAAGTTTCTAGTCTTAGCCtctttcacaaaatattttcatcataaGAGGAAGGGTCGTCTCCCTCTGACcttcataaataaatagatattcTGCACAGCTGAGGGCTTTCAAAAACTCAAGTCAGCAGTGCAGACAGACAAGTGCCATGTGGCATTGACGCCAACTGGACACGTAGAATTTGCTTCGTAAGTTTCCCCAGACCTACGATCTCAAAATACTGACAGATGTACTCAGTTTAACAATCCTGTTGTTGGCAGGgcaaatatttgatattttaatgttaTACCTCCTCAACTGGCAAAAGAACTGCTTGCCCAGCAGGCCCTTTgtggtttctgcaggtttcaccaactcaaatttaaaactttttaagaccattaggAATGGAATTTAAGATCTCCATTATGacagaaatatacaaaagaaaatagcaaataaataaattgtttgggTTGGCAGCAGAAGTGAACATCATCAAGTCAACTggtgataaatttgcacttacccaGGATGTTAAATTAACGGCACATTCTTCCTGTCCTTTTATCAACAACAGAAGCTTAATGAGCTGGAGGCTTTGGAAAAGGATCGCAGTTCCAAGCAGAACGCAGGCAAGTGAACATCACGTCAGGGATAACGAGCACCGACGAGACAGCTCTGCGAAGAACGTCTCAAACTGCTGTCTGGCTCATGTTTCAAGTTTATACAtcagtgaaaaacaacaaactggaTAAATAAATTTGGTTTATTCTTCACCCTACATCTGTCAGTGCTTTATTTAATCCGGCTGCTGTTGCAGAATACAGTATAGATGAGAAAGATGTGCGACCGAAGCCCTTGGTTCACGCTGGACAAAAATCAGGCACAGAGCAGAGGCAGAGCGATGACAGAAGAGTGAAACTAAATGACAAAATCATGAGCAGAGcaacaacacacacatttacatgaACTCTACAGACCTTCATCCACATGCGCAGTTAAATAAATGGCACTCAAACAGCAAGATCATAAATACAATTTCCTATGAACCTTAAGGCAATATACAAACAGCAAGGCTTTGTAATGTGAAAGTTATTGATTGCATAAAGAAGCCTACATAAACCTGATAATTAAAGCTCCTATAAAATGGTATTTTGCTTATTGATATACTGTCCTTTTCTAATTATTGCATGTGTGACGGATAATTATGAGAACTATAACAGAGCTACaggttgtttatttaaaaaaacattttctccctTTCACCTTTTTCCCAAACACACACTTCTCATAAATACTGTAAGTTTCCAGCACAGGCACAAACAAATGACAAGAATTTCAGAGACACTACAGCAGCTGGAATTCTTTAGGTATACTTTACTGGTTGAGCTTCTCAATGGAAAATGCTGcagtttaaagcaaaaacacaatcatCCTAAAAAACATAGTACCACCAGTTCAAACCAAACGGgttgaaacaaataaaaggtCCACCTTCTCTCCTAAAGTAAGGTGACCCTTTACCCTAAGGTAAATCTGTGTAATCTGTAATTGTCAGATTACACATCATATGTGTAATCTGACAATTTTTAGCCTTAAAAGACTTTGACCTGTGAGTAGCCAAattgaaactcaaaaatgtgatatttttacCGATCAGTGAACGCACCGTACCTCTGCACCATCAGGTCACAGTAACAAAAATCTGACCTGTGGACGCTGTTACTGTATAGAGAATATTTTCTGTAGCTGTGGGGTGTTTAAAATGTAGTCAGAAGAAGCTCCACTGCTGTAAGAACcttgttgaaaacaaaaaattttttggAAATAAGGCTGCAGAAGAACGAGAGAGAGTGACACTTTCAGTAGGCAACAGGAGGGCTGAATGAATTACATTCATAGATTATGGGTGCGCCGATGTATCGGCGcaaatttccttaattttgggagatcggtgatcatCCAATACTTACAATGTGAAGTCAATCTTATCCCCCAAtcatctacctcagcaaaggcctaaaaatcagccacttcTTCTTTTCTCCTGTGAGAAGTGTGACTGATTCAAcagcccaccaggtcatgtctgcaggTTTGCAGTTAACAGTCACCCCAActcagcaacatttcagacaaaaaaaaaaaaaaaaagaagccaaagtcaaaatcggcaggtcaggctttttcaAGATCCGTAATCagcgatcagccagaaaactgcaatagGTGCACCCCTAACTGTAGTTGGCCCGTTCTATTCTTTCTGGTTTTCAACATCAATTTATCATTATACTTATTATATATTCTCAGAGGCAGTCTGAAACTGTCTCTGTTTCCAAGATTAACTGTTAATGATTGTTTAGGACaagaaatgtgtaaaagaaTGTTTTGAACGCAGTTTTCTTCTTAAAGAATACTCCTCTCATGCCCCCAAGTAAATCTGGATTTGGATAAAAACCGTTTCGGAAGGTCAAAGCATAACAGAACCAAAGATTGGATCCACTCCCACAAAGTtctgatcggtgcatccctacaATAAAACCATGACTTGTGGGTCTCAGGTATCAAGgtgaaacaaaaagtttaaaacatggTCCTCTGCCGGACCTTCATGGTCACTGAGCAACACCGGAAGAGTAAagcttggaaataaaacaaatcagtgtTGCGCAATAAAAACATCCCTAACACTTCACCGTGTTTACTATTCAGAGCTCAGAAAGCACTTGCTTGTTAGACCATCGCTttgaaacacaaagacagatgGAAACAGTCACTGCAGACATTTTAGAAGGATTGTGAGCAGATGCAAGGTTGCAAGTGA
Coding sequences within:
- the c5h22orf23 gene encoding UPF0193 protein EVG1, with product MENIFIGAGGGGLWNNPRQPRYNKEAEELRNLRKEEADLIYIKREESIRPAKSLSTSASEKSTASKSTYQCEPRRTLKRNAEACRAGKSYEREMFHPGPYRDMEDEKRRLQNFMATGRCEDPGMSIKKAERRKPEESQKPDPYEEVLNEIEERKQFLEDMEALGQNQHSFVVNSQISQKLNELEALEKDRSSKQNAGK